The Aspergillus nidulans FGSC A4 chromosome VIII genome contains the following window.
CTGATTTCTTCCATCCAGTTGAGGAGTAGTTTCCAGAGTAGGTCCACCCGCTCGGCAATCCTTCCCTCGCCTTCTAAAGCTATTTTCTGTATCTCGCAAGTGTAGCCTTGATCATCTGTATATTTGCGTATAGCTTCGGCAGCCAGAGTCGAAAATCTGACGGATGTGCCTGTGGGCTGACCAAGGACGCTCCGTATTAAGGGAGCAGGAAAGTAACCATGAATTCCTATTGCGAGCGCCTTTTTGATGCGTTGAGGATAAGCGAGTTTGTAGACATGTTTGTTACTGGGTTCCTTGCTGTAGTGGAGAAATCGACCCAGCGATTGGAGCAGCGTCGGTCTATCCTGCAAGGCAAATGTATCCCTGAATTTGGGGAGTACTTGGTTTGGAATGATCTTCTGTAATTGTTTGGAAGCTTCAGGGGCGGCTGGGACTAGAGCCTCCGGGGCACCCGCTGATTTTGACACAACATTGTCCGGCAATGGCGGGCCGCTTAGAGGAGCATTAACCTTCACATTTCCTTTATTGATGACTTCTGTCTTGCGTCCCGCTTTGGAGTCGGACACACTTGTCGACTGTTCAGCAAGTGGATCCTGAATTATGGTAGTTTCAGTCGCCTGCGCTTCTTGGGTTCTTTCTTGCGCAGAgtctctgaagaagaaagaccAGGCAGATGGCTTGGTACTTGTATTTGTACTCTTCGGAGTATCAGTGCCGCCCTCCGTTCTCGTCCTTTCAGTGTCTTCGTCCGACCTTGATGACGCAACGGGGGCAGGAGGGTGTTGTTCCTGGGCATTGCAAGAGGCTTCATCCTTGAATGCCTTCGGCCCTTTAGTCGGGGATGAGCCGTACCACATCTGAAGCCAGGAGCGTTTCTGCGATGTTGACGTGATTTCTGTAACTTCAGAAGGTTTGTCTTGTTCCGGGCTTGGCTCTGAAGGCGCAGACTCGTTGTCTTGATTCGACGAATGGTCCGCTGCAGGGATTTCAGGTTCTGCCGTTTGTTCCGTTGTTGTTTCCGCGGTCGAATAGCTTGCTGTGGTCTTATTATATACGAATGGAGCGTATACCCAGGAGAGCCACCCAGCAGGTTGAGTTACCGCCGCATCCAGGTTGCTCGAGACCGCAGGCTCGCCTGTTGGGTCCGACTGATGATCTTCTGAGTTAGCTGCTTTTATCGCGCTTGTATCCTTCGATATCTCTTTATCATCTGTATCGGCGGTCTTTCCTGACGACGTGGGGTCCGGTTGCTCCTCTGCCGGGCCCGATGTGGAACCATCAGAAGCAATGTTGATGCGGGTTGTTGTAGCACTAGCGGGTAAAGATCTTGTCAACCCGCCTGCTCTTTTGGTaagctgaagagaaggattcCGTTGTTGCTTTGGTGAATAGAGTGGGATTGTTGACTCAGACGCGGCGTCGGACGGAGTGTGTTTGCCCATCGAGATGCTCTCACGGGCTACCTCGGTAATGGGGGCCGCTTTTGATGGCCAGACGCTTGGATACCACTTCCATGAAGATCAGCTCCAATCCAAGTAGTCAAGCACGTCTATATAGCTTGGAATAGAAGAACACACTTACTGAGCTTCTCCCTGAATTGGAGCCTTTGCTGTTGGGCGAAGTGACATCAGGCGATTGGGGGCTAGGCTTTACTCTCTTGCGAGAAGCCGGGGACGCCATGGAAGCTGCGATAAGAACATCACCAAAGCACGCTGCAATATGTGGAACAATTTCAAGGCGCTAAAATGCTTATGGGAATCATCGATGAGAGAAAGAAGTAACTAAGATCAGAGGAGTATTAGCAAGGCCATTGTTATCTCAGCCCTCTTTCCCAACCAACCGCTGATGTCAGTCACATTATCAGCAGGCTTCACCGCCCGGTGCCTGACCTCTTAGGTGTCAATTATGTGGGCCAGGACTGAACTAGCGTCGATTCGGTCGATAAGTCCTTGGATTTTTTTCTCGCCGATAAACTGgattcttcaagaacaagccTCATATCCAGGTTAGCTCTGTCGTCCCGGGTTCTTGTCGAGTCCGCGTCTGGACACCCGGTATCTCACAATGGCGATCCAAAAAAAGGTATTCAATTTGGTTTAACGGATGTTTTCCGGTAGGAGTTTTTTATGCTGATTTTTCATAGCACGGTAAAGGTCGTTTGGATAAGTGGTATCGCCtggcaaaggaaaagggaTACAGGGCAAGAGCAGCATTTAAGCTGGTACAGCTGAATAAAAAGTATGGCTTCTTGGAAAAGAGCAAGGTGTTGCTCGATCTTTGTGCTGCACCAGGTGTGAGTACACCAGATATTTGCTTCTTTGGCCGAAATTAAACTGACCGTCCACCAAGTCATGGTGTCAAGTCGCCGCAGAATGCATGCCCGCTCAAAGTCTAATCGTCGGTGTCGACTTGGCCCCAATCAAGCCTATCCCCCGAGTTATCACCTTCCAACAAGATATCACAACTGAAAAGTGTCGCGCCACTATTCGGTCGCATCTTAAGCACTGGAAAGCGGATACTGTCTTGCACGATGGTGCTCCGAACGTCGGTACGGCGTGGGTTCAGGATGCTTTCTCCCAAGCGGAACTGGTGCTCGAATCCCTAAAACTCGCTACAGAGTTTCTTGTTGAGGGTGGTACATTTGTCACGAAGGTCTTCAGATCCAAAGACTACAACCCTTTACTTTGGGTTTTCAAGCAGCTTTTCATGTCTGTCGAAGCGACCAAGCCTCCGTCCTCTCGAAATGTGTCCGCCGAAATCTTCGTTGTCTGCCGCGGTTACAAGGCACCGAAGCGCATTGACCCCAAGTTCCTTGATTCCAAACATGTCTTTGCCGAACTGGCAGATCCTACTCCCAACAATGAGGCCAAGGTTTTCAAccctgagaagaagaagcggaagagagaGGGTTATGAAGAGGGCGATTGGACACAATTTAAGGAGATCCCTGTAACGGAGTTCATCAACACCACAGATCCGATTGCGATTCTCGGTTCGTGCAACAAGCTTAGTTTCCAGCAACAACCCGGAGGAGACCTTGCTTTAGCCACTTTGGATCGACTTCCAGAAACCACCGACGAGATCAGGAATTGCTGTGAGGACCTGAAAGTTCTGGGTAAGAAAGAATTTAGGAACCTTCTCAGGTGGCGTCTCAAGGTTCGCGAGAAGTTTGGACTGGTAGTAAAGAAGGGACAAGCCAaggatgatgaagccgaagaggTTGCCGAGATTGCTCCTatggatgatgagcttgcaATCCAAGAAGAACTTCTCCGTcttaaggaaaaggagagtGCTAGAAGTAAGAAGGAAAGGCGCAAGGAGAATGAGAGGAAACGCAAAGAGATCGTTCGAATGCAGATGCACATGACAACTCCTATGGATATTGGAATGGAGCAACTGGGTCCCGGAGGGGAGGATGCTACATTTTCTCTCAAGCGCGCTGAGAAGGCCGGTGCGgccgctgccatggcatcAGGCAAGGAATTGGCTGTCATTGAGAGCGAAAGCGaagagtccgagtccgaaaCGGAATACGATGATAGCGATGATGAGGGGGATCGGTTGGAGAGAGAACTTGACTCGTTATATGAGCAGTATCAGGAAcgcaaagaagacaaggacTCGAAGTTGCGAGCGAAGAAAGCTCGGAAAGACTACGAGGCGGACGAGTGGGAAGGATTCTCTGACTCGGACAAAGAAGGaagcgatgacgaagaagacgaagcaaaACCCAACGTTCCTGTTGTTCCTACCAATGGTGCTCTATCCAATAACGCTGCACTGTTCTTTGACCAGGACATCTTTCAAGGTTTagacgatgttgaggatgaagaggacgaagcAGAGGGCACAAACAACATGACTGTTGCGAACGAGCGGGAAGAGcaacaggaagaggaagaggaagagcagccgAAAAGTGAAGCTGCTCctgagaaaaagaagaaggtcaaggaaaCGGCAAATAGTAAGCCGTCTGAAGACTCTTCTGATGATGAGTACGAGGACACGGATGAACCGCGCAAAAAGAATGGCCAACTCGGTAAGTAACGTCGAGGGGTTAAGAAAGAGCTTATTCTAACTGATTTTCAGACATTGATATCATTACGGCAGAGGCTATGGCACTGGCTCAACAAATGGCTACTGGAGAAAAGAAGTCACAAGATGTGTTCGATGACGGATTCAACCGCTATGCGTTCCGAGACGTCGATGGTCTCCCGGAGTGGTTCCTCGATGACGAAAATAAACACAGTAAACCAAACAGGCCAATCAccaaagcagccgcagccgcaatccAGGAGAAGTGGCGCGCTATCAACGCACGGCCTATCAAGAAGGTGATGGAGGCCAAGGGCCGCAAGAAGTTCAAGGCAGCACAGAGGATCGAGAAGTTACGCAAGAAGTCTGCCTTGCTGGCGGACGATGAAACAATGAGTGAGAGAGATAAGGCGCAGGCGATTGCGCGAATGATGAGCAGagcggccaagaagaagcccaagcAGAACGTGAAACTGGTCGTTGCCAAAGGAGGTAACCGGGGTATCTCTGGCCGGCCTAAAGGCGTCAAGGGCAAGTACAAGATTGTGGATGcgagaatgaagaaggatgtgCGGGCTCAGAAGCGCTTGGcgaaaaagaagcaaaagtGAACTGTGAAGTGAATGTACATAGACTAGCTAGAGAATCTGATACCCGTGACCGCAGCTGTATACTGAAACGCACACTTTTCGATGATTAAGACCCAGAGCCacgggagcgggagcgggtACCTACCCAAGTACCCTACGTATGACTAAGAGTGGCAACGCAACTATCATGGATCGACTGACAGGGCTGCTTTCTTGACTACCATTTGTCTTACGGGGTTGGGGCTGGATTTTCGCATTTGCTCACgctctctttcccttctctcgTTACATCTGTGGCTTGTCGTACATATGTTACCCTCAATAAATTATTATTAGTCCATGTTCATATTGACGCCTTTCTTTTCGTCTAGTCAGTTTTTTACCTTCATTTTCTGAACTATATCCCAGCCGGCTGCGACAACTCCTCGATGGGAGGCTTCGATTACCTCCAAAAAGGAGGGACAGGCTTTACTCTCCAAGTAAAAAAGCCTCAGATTCGCCGAGTAGTTCAAACGCGCCCTGCtgccccttctccctccgcaAACAAGGCGACGCCTCGAACTGTTCCCTCCGGGCCTCAAAAGAAAACTCCAGAGACAGCCAGTCGGTCAGTTACGGGAGAAAGAGGCTTTTCACCTTCAAAGCGACGGCTGACACCATTACGCAACCGTAAGCGCCCGACTCCTGAACAGCGGCTGTccagtgacgatgacgatgacggaAGCGATACGGATACTTCTCTCGAACTACGTAAACGTGCGAGAACTGGCGAAAGTGCAGAACCGGATTATGGGAGACGGCTGCGCTCACTGAAGGCATTCTCTGGCGACGAGACGAGGTCACTTCCCATTGTACACGCTTCGGAGATCACGTCTGTGCAGAAGCCGGGAAAGTTCAAGCCAGCTTTCGAGAATATGAACCAGACTTCCGAAATATTTCTTCAATATCCCAGTGCGACGCCAAAAGAAAGGTATGCCTATAAGTTGGACAGAGGCGTCTAGTTGGCTAATATCATTTATCGGGTTAGATATGAAGCTGTGGTTCCACgcgacgacgacgaattTAAGCCCCTCGACGATATTGTTCAGGTTATCGAAACAGTAACTCAAGCGTATATACCAGAAGACGAACTGGACGAATTCAATAATGAGTCTACGGGAATCAAACGAAGATTACGGCGAGCGCTGGCGCGGGGTTCTGAGCGTGAGTTTCGCGAGTCGGTGAAAGACTACAATGTTGCGATTGAGCGGCTCCGACGAAGCGGTAGTATCGCGAAAAAATTGGACGCCACCTATCGGCTCAGTCTTCCGCACGTGGAACGCATCCTAACTCAGATCTACTCCCGAACAGTATCCCCGCGGGTTGATTCTCTTCGGCAGTACGAGAACGGAACGGACAATGTCTACGGAGAACTTCTCCCTCGATTTATTAGCACGATTTTCAAGGAAACCGGGCTAAAGTCAAACCATGTTTTTGTTGATCTCGGCTCGGGTGTTGGTAATGTGGTCCTGCAAGCAGCTTTGGAGATTGGCTGTGAGAGCTGGGGTTGTGAAATGATGCAGAACGCATGCGATCTCGCGGAGCTTCAACAAGCGGAATTCAAGGCACGTTGTCGGTTATGGGGTATCGCTCCAGGCAAAACACATCTTGTACGAGGCGATTTTCTCAAGGAACAGAGTATCATCGACGTACTAAAAAGAGCCGACGTCGTTTTAATAAACAACCAAGCGTTTACCCCCCAACTCAATAACGAGCTCATCAACCATTTTTTGGATATGAAAGAGGGATGCCAGATCGTCTCTCTCAAATCTTTCGTCCCTGTCGGTCATAAGATTCAGTCACGGAATCTCAACTCACCTATCAACCTTCTGACAGTGAAACAGAGGCAGTATTGGTCTAACAGCGTCAGTTGGACAGACGTTGGAGGCTCTTATTTCATCGCGACCAAAGACAGTTCTCGACTCAAGGCTTTTTCGGAAAGCCTGGCTTAACAAACTATTTTTCGCAATGACGCTTCAAGAACGTTATCCTGGACAAATTTGGTACACTTGTATAaacccttttttttttcgttaTACAGACTTTTGGCTGGAGGGACATACTTTTGGACTACATAAACAAGATACCACTACTAAATCGAATATACCATAGACAGCGCTCATCGCCCACTGTGATTTATGATATATGACCCCGTTTATTGCACCTTGCCACATGCAAGCATGGTAGAAGCAAAGCTAGCGCAGAGTTTCTCGTCTCGTTTtttagaaaaaaaaaaccatCTATCCAGTTAGATATCTTTCTAGTGTGGAGGTGAAATATCGAGAAGATTAGAAAGCGCGTGTCCAGAAGTTAGTAGATAGAAGTCGGGTATCATGAGAATTGGTAAGCATCATTCATGGCATCTGCCTCCTTTCCCATCCGGGCCATCCAACGATCAATCAGTTCCTGATTCTCCTTCTGTAGCCGGTTCGACCGCTCCTCAGCCATATTGAGCTGGAGCTCAAAAGTTGCGATCTCGTCTTGGAAACCCTAATACAACGGGTGTCAATACTCCTCCGTCCATAAAACTCATACCAAGGAATAGGGTACCATACCTCCAACAATTTCGCTTTCTCTCTTAATTCTTCATCCCTATCCTTCAGTCTAAGCTGCAGGTGTGTGATTTCACTTTCCATCGAACTGATCCGCTTGCCGTTTTGGATGTTCCTCCTTCGCAACTTCTCCAATTCTGTTGTTACGCGTGCTAGCTGTTCTTCGAGTTCCGAGCGAGATCGTTGCGCTTCGGCTAAATCTGCCCGAATTGCGAGTATTATGTCCTGCGGAGAGGGCCCTGATGCCGGAGacggctgctgctgtctaGGATCGGCGACTGGAGTAGAAAGTGCCGATCGCTGAGCGTCGCTCTGGAGATCCGAAACTGCTATCATTGAAGACGCCGTTCTATCGGCGAGCTGGCTATCTGGAGCAAACGGAAAAGTCAGTCGGCTGGGCAGCCATTGGGAATTGGATACTTAGGTGTGCGTACAAGCATTGTAGATAGCGACGTTGGCCTTCTCACGCCGATCACGAGCTGCCAACGCCGCCGCGTACTCTTCCCTCCAGTGAGCCATACAAATCACGACAGAAGGTCATGGGGTAAAGATAATGCTCAGGGACGCATCGCAGGGCGCAACCAAGCGAGGTTTCAATCTTCTAAGATCGCTCTGGTCAGAAACCGCCGCGATGGGGCAGGCTGCACTATATAAGTGCAATAAGGCTAAAACAGACGACCCCTCATATCTTTAAGTGCCTCCCCCGTCACACCGCTTTCATCATCAGGAGCGGAGATCCCAACTACTACTCCTCACCATCGCCTCTCCCAACTGATTATCATCTTGCGTCGGCGCCGGTCCTTGAGCCTACAATCTCTCGCTTTTGGGAACTCTTATCGGTCTTTTCTAAAATTTTGCTTTGCGCTCTTATTGACTATCCAGCCACAACCATGTCATCACGGAAGAAGGTCATGCTGAAGGTACCTTACCCGCTGTGCCACTACGCCGCTGTCCTGAGCTGACTTTTATCATTTCTAGGTGATTATTCTCGGAGACAGTGGTGTCGGTAAAACAAGTTTGATGAACCAATATGTCAGTTACCTTTTATTCCCAAGCAGGGCTCGTTTCTCCGCTCACACCGATTCCCCAACAAGGTCAACAAGAAGTTCAGCGGAAGCTACAAGGCTACAATCGGTGCCGATTTTCTTACAAAGGAAGTTCTAGTCGATGACCGCCTAGTAACGATGCAGGCACGTATTCACGGTACCGCATGTTCCATTCACAAATTAACCAAGTGGAGTAGATCTGGGATACCGCCGGGCAAGAACGATTCCAGTCATTAGGAGTTGCATTCTACCGGGGAGCTGACTGTTGTGTCCTTGTTTACGATGTGAATAACTCCAAGAGCTTTGAGGCACTTGACAGCTGGCGCGACGAGTTTCTCATTCAGGCTAGTCCGCGCGACCCTGAGAGTTTCCCATTCGTAAGTCGTCATCGGGCCGTGGTTGCGCTCGGCTAATCGTGCTTTCTAGGTTGTTATTGGAAACAAAATTGATATGGAGGAAA
Protein-coding sequences here:
- a CDS encoding uncharacterized protein (transcript_id=CADANIAT00002657); amino-acid sequence: MASPASRKRVKPSPQSPDVTSPNSKGSNSGRSSWYPSVWPSKAAPITEVARESISMGKHTPSDAASESTIPLYSPKQQRNPSLQLTKRAGGLTRSLPASATTTRINIASDGSTSGPAEEQPDPTSSGKTADTDDKEISKDTSAIKAANSEDHQSDPTGEPAVSSNLDAAVTQPAGWLSWVYAPFVYNKTTASYSTAETTTEQTAEPEIPAADHSSNQDNESAPSEPSPEQDKPSEVTEITSTSQKRSWLQMWYGSSPTKGPKAFKDEASCNAQEQHPPAPVASSRSDEDTERTRTEGGTDTPKSTNTSTKPSAWSFFFRDSAQERTQEAQATETTIIQDPLAEQSTSVSDSKAGRKTEVINKGNVKVNAPLSGPPLPDNVVSKSAGAPEALVPAAPEASKQLQKIIPNQVLPKFRDTFALQDRPTLLQSLGRFLHYSKEPSNKHVYKLAYPQRIKKALAIGIHGYFPAPLIRSVLGQPTGTSVRFSTLAAEAIRKYTDDQGYTCEIQKIALEGEGRIAERVDLLWKLLLNWMEEIRSADFILVACHSQGVPVGIMLVAKLILFGCINANRVGVCAMAGVNLGPFADYKSRWISGSAGELFEFALPYSKVSKDYESALRTCIDFGVRISYIGSIDDQLVSLESSLFSPVSHPYIYRAAFVDGRVHAPSFVSHLVGFALKLRNLGISDHGLIRELSSPLAGSLYTGEGHSRLYDEEAVYRLAIEFALETSPVSNAPLHIKRSYPPPVPNPYILPFAMRGLLEEEYVRHELYNETMELLKQFDEWKPTKFGSHLAVFDLLR
- the spb1 gene encoding rRNA methyltransferase spb1 (transcript_id=CADANIAT00002658), whose product is MAIQKKHGKGRLDKWYRLAKEKGYRARAAFKLVQLNKKYGFLEKSKVLLDLCAAPGSWCQVAAECMPAQSLIVGVDLAPIKPIPRVITFQQDITTEKCRATIRSHLKHWKADTVLHDGAPNVGTAWVQDAFSQAELVLESLKLATEFLVEGGTFVTKVFRSKDYNPLLWVFKQLFMSVEATKPPSSRNVSAEIFVVCRGYKAPKRIDPKFLDSKHVFAELADPTPNNEAKVFNPEKKKRKREGYEEGDWTQFKEIPVTEFINTTDPIAILGSCNKLSFQQQPGGDLALATLDRLPETTDEIRNCCEDLKVLGKKEFRNLLRWRLKVREKFGLVVKKGQAKDDEAEEVAEIAPMDDELAIQEELLRLKEKESARSKKERRKENERKRKEIVRMQMHMTTPMDIGMEQLGPGGEDATFSLKRAEKAGAAAAMASGKELAVIESESEESESETEYDDSDDEGDRLERELDSLYEQYQERKEDKDSKLRAKKARKDYEADEWEGFSDSDKEGSDDEEDEAKPNVPVVPTNGALSNNAALFFDQDIFQGLDDVEDEEDEAEGTNNMTVANEREEQQEEEEEEQPKSEAAPEKKKKVKETANSKPSEDSSDDEYEDTDEPRKKNGQLDIDIITAEAMALAQQMATGEKKSQDVFDDGFNRYAFRDVDGLPEWFLDDENKHSKPNRPITKAAAAAIQEKWRAINARPIKKVMEAKGRKKFKAAQRIEKLRKKSALLADDETMSERDKAQAIARMMSRAAKKKPKQNVKLVVAKGGNRGISGRPKGVKGKYKIVDARMKKDVRAQKRLAKKKQK
- the dot1 gene encoding histone methyltransferase DOT1 (transcript_id=CADANIAT00002659); this translates as MGGFDYLQKGGTGFTLQVKKPQIRRVVQTRPAAPSPSANKATPRTVPSGPQKKTPETASRSVTGERGFSPSKRRLTPLRNRKRPTPEQRLSSDDDDDGSDTDTSLELRKRARTGESAEPDYGRRLRSLKAFSGDETRSLPIVHASEITSVQKPGKFKPAFENMNQTSEIFLQYPSATPKERYEAVVPRDDDEFKPLDDIVQVIETVTQAYIPEDELDEFNNESTGIKRRLRRALARGSEREFRESVKDYNVAIERLRRSGSIAKKLDATYRLSLPHVERILTQIYSRTVSPRVDSLRQYENGTDNVYGELLPRFISTIFKETGLKSNHVFVDLGSGVGNVVLQAALEIGCESWGCEMMQNACDLAELQQAEFKARCRLWGIAPGKTHLVRGDFLKEQSIIDVLKRADVVLINNQAFTPQLNNELINHFLDMKEGCQIVSLKSFVPVGHKIQSRNLNSPINLLTVKQRQYWSNSVSWTDVGGSYFIATKDSSRLKAFSESLA
- a CDS encoding ATG16 family protein (transcript_id=CADANIAT00002660), whose translation is MAHWREEYAAALAARDRREKANVAIYNAYSQLADRTASSMIAVSDLQSDAQRSALSTPVADPRQQQPSPASGPSPQDIILAIRADLAEAQRSRSELEEQLARVTTELEKLRRRNIQNGKRISSMESEITHLQLRLKDRDEELREKAKLLEGFQDEIATFELQLNMAEERSNRLQKENQELIDRWMARMGKEADAMNDAYQFS
- the rab7 gene encoding Rab family GTPase rabS (transcript_id=CADANIAT00002661); its protein translation is MSSRKKVMLKVIILGDSGVGKTSLMNQYVNKKFSGSYKATIGADFLTKEVLVDDRLVTMQIWDTAGQERFQSLGVAFYRGADCCVLVYDVNNSKSFEALDSWRDEFLIQASPRDPESFPFVVIGNKIDMEESKRMISSKRAMTFCQSKGNIPYFETSAKEAVNVEQAFEVIARSALAQEEAEEYGGDYTDPINIHDTTERDGCAC